The proteins below are encoded in one region of Bacillus alveayuensis:
- a CDS encoding competence protein ComGC (product_source=KO:K02245; cath_funfam=3.30.700.10; cog=COG4537; ko=KO:K02245; pfam=PF07963; superfamily=54523; tigrfam=TIGR02532; transmembrane_helix_parts=Outside_1_9,TMhelix_10_32,Inside_33_100) has protein sequence MKNEKGFTLVEMLVVLLVISILLLITIPNIASQNKNIQEKGCEGLIDMVQGQVVAYEMEFHTQPSIQDLIDKGYLPNNKDPVCPSGEKLNIDSNGNVIKE, from the coding sequence ATGAAAAATGAAAAAGGATTTACTCTTGTAGAAATGCTAGTCGTGTTACTTGTCATTTCGATTTTATTACTTATAACGATTCCAAACATTGCATCACAAAATAAAAATATTCAAGAAAAAGGCTGTGAAGGATTAATCGATATGGTGCAAGGACAAGTTGTTGCTTATGAAATGGAGTTTCATACACAACCCTCCATACAAGATTTAATCGATAAAGGATATTTGCCGAATAATAAAGATCCAGTTTGCCCTAGTGGAGAGAAGTTAAACATTGATAGTAATGGTAATGTGATCAAAGAATGA
- a CDS encoding hypothetical protein (product_source=Hypo-rule applied; cleavage_site_network=SignalP-noTM; superfamily=82171), whose product MRRKSCIVLLVFLFWLTACEASHQLGEKEKQQNGNGNENNQKETETTIYPIDIDEQFFQNIAGWYDESNILYVQNKPNLSEIIRYNLFNGQSSTFFVANTPIMQVVPSPDRNIFLVHLSPNHYQATILFIDRHGNELFKWEVGSYELHFAWNPYHSQQILVTSFLEDWSFETYLIDLAEQRIEKNVVEAPFVQWSNQHQFTYIKWNEEEPELSAPLFLYDLLDRNEKKIADHVIGHVSSGPFLLYLQENLDEKGKGQYVFLRFKDLQKLSFFDVSLISEYSGWLFPYFDVFNKRDEFYTFIPMDTTENNTSFHLINIQIKTGKKNELVKNIANEPISISPSGQYILYGYRFEKLIDIKDRKMINLIQ is encoded by the coding sequence ATGAGAAGAAAAAGCTGCATCGTATTACTTGTTTTTCTTTTTTGGCTTACTGCTTGTGAAGCATCTCATCAACTAGGCGAAAAAGAGAAACAACAAAATGGTAATGGGAACGAAAACAATCAAAAAGAAACCGAAACGACTATTTACCCGATCGATATTGATGAACAATTTTTTCAAAATATCGCTGGGTGGTATGATGAATCGAACATTTTATATGTTCAAAACAAGCCCAACTTATCGGAAATTATCCGCTATAATCTTTTTAACGGACAGTCTTCAACTTTTTTTGTGGCAAACACCCCGATAATGCAAGTTGTACCAAGCCCTGATCGAAATATTTTTCTCGTTCATTTAAGTCCAAACCATTATCAAGCGACAATCCTCTTTATTGATCGTCATGGAAATGAATTGTTTAAGTGGGAAGTCGGATCATACGAGCTTCATTTTGCTTGGAATCCTTATCATTCTCAGCAAATATTGGTTACATCATTTTTAGAAGATTGGTCCTTTGAAACATATTTGATCGATCTTGCTGAACAAAGGATTGAAAAAAATGTCGTGGAGGCTCCTTTTGTTCAGTGGTCAAATCAACATCAATTTACGTATATTAAATGGAATGAAGAGGAGCCAGAACTTAGCGCCCCACTATTTTTGTATGACCTACTAGATAGGAATGAGAAAAAAATTGCCGATCATGTAATTGGTCATGTAAGTTCTGGGCCATTCTTATTATATTTACAAGAAAACTTAGATGAGAAGGGAAAGGGGCAATATGTATTCCTTCGTTTTAAAGATTTACAAAAACTTTCTTTTTTTGATGTCTCTTTAATATCCGAATATTCAGGATGGTTATTTCCATATTTTGATGTTTTTAATAAGAGAGATGAATTTTATACGTTTATCCCAATGGATACAACTGAAAACAATACATCCTTTCATTTAATTAACATTCAAATAAAGACAGGGAAAAAGAATGAGTTAGTGAAAAATATCGCCAATGAGCCTATATCAATTTCTCCATCTGGACAATATATCCTATATGGATACCGATTTGAAAAGCTCATTGATATAAAAGACAGAAAGATGATCAATCTTATTCAATAA
- a CDS encoding competence protein ComGA (product_source=KO:K02243; cath_funfam=3.30.450.90,3.40.50.300; cog=COG2804; ko=KO:K02243; pfam=PF00437; smart=SM00382; superfamily=52540), whose amino-acid sequence MFSVEKFSEQLIEEANSVNASDIHIVPRERDSIIQFRIDEELFEKKVIPKYFSERLISHLKFLASMDIGERRRPQNGALTIKTNSYNVHLRLSTLPTVFDESLVIRILPQKTIQPLSKLSLFRQSTKKILSFLNHSHGLMIFTGPTGSGKTTTLYSLLQYAKKHFKRNIITLEDPVETKSDDVLQVQVNEKAGMTYVAGLKAILRHDPDIIMVGEIRDAETAKIAIRAAFTGHLVLTTMHTKDTKGAIYRLLEFGVTLSEIEQTLIALVAQRLVDIACPFCQEGCSPYCKTLKKTRRLCIYELLYGRNLSAAIQEAKGEEVCFDYKKLKDLIKKGIALGYLYPKTYERWVYDNEKG is encoded by the coding sequence TTGTTTTCTGTTGAAAAGTTCAGTGAGCAATTAATCGAAGAAGCGAATTCGGTAAACGCATCAGATATTCATATCGTTCCAAGGGAGCGTGATTCAATTATTCAATTCCGCATTGATGAAGAATTGTTTGAAAAAAAAGTCATTCCAAAGTATTTCAGTGAACGATTAATTTCCCATTTAAAATTTTTAGCATCAATGGATATAGGGGAAAGGAGACGTCCGCAAAATGGCGCCTTAACTATTAAAACAAATTCCTATAATGTTCATTTGCGTTTATCAACATTACCGACTGTGTTTGATGAAAGTTTAGTGATCCGCATATTGCCGCAAAAAACGATTCAGCCCCTTTCCAAGTTATCGCTATTTCGGCAATCGACGAAAAAAATATTGTCGTTTTTGAACCATTCACATGGACTTATGATTTTCACAGGGCCCACGGGATCAGGGAAAACGACTACGCTTTATTCATTGCTTCAATATGCTAAGAAGCATTTTAAACGAAACATTATTACACTTGAAGATCCTGTTGAAACGAAATCTGATGATGTGCTGCAAGTTCAAGTCAATGAAAAAGCTGGAATGACATATGTTGCCGGTTTGAAAGCCATTTTACGTCACGATCCTGATATTATTATGGTCGGGGAAATACGTGATGCTGAAACAGCGAAAATTGCGATTCGAGCTGCATTTACAGGACATTTAGTGTTAACGACTATGCATACGAAGGACACAAAAGGAGCTATCTATCGGTTACTAGAATTTGGTGTAACCCTTTCAGAAATTGAACAAACGTTAATAGCTCTTGTTGCGCAAAGACTAGTTGATATCGCTTGTCCGTTTTGTCAAGAAGGCTGCTCCCCATATTGTAAAACGCTAAAGAAAACGAGAAGGTTATGTATTTATGAATTGTTATATGGCCGCAATTTGTCAGCAGCTATTCAAGAAGCAAAAGGAGAAGAGGTTTGTTTTGACTATAAAAAGTTAAAAGATCTAATCAAAAAAGGAATTGCGTTAGGTTATTTATATCCAAAAACGTATGAGCGTTGGGTGTATGATAATGAAAAAGGGTAA
- a CDS encoding phosphoglycerol transferase MdoB-like AlkP superfamily enzyme (product_source=COG1368; cath_funfam=3.40.720.10; cog=COG1368; pfam=PF00884; superfamily=53649; transmembrane_helix_parts=Inside_1_4,TMhelix_5_27,Outside_28_41,TMhelix_42_61,Inside_62_69,TMhelix_70_92,Outside_93_111,TMhelix_112_134,Inside_135_154,TMhelix_155_172,Outside_173_625) produces the protein MRKNTFSKISFLLLATALMWLKTYIVYKTSFDIKIENFTQEFILFINPLSFLLVIFGIGLFMKEKNRNRWVIGTNILMTIILLANMIFYRFYNDFLTIPVLFQASNMGDLGSSITELIQPIDLLMFIDIAFLIWISRKPYFRKAAKTTRKERTAYFLMAAAIFFFNLGLAETERPQLLTRSFDREMLVKNIGAYNFHIYDALLQSKTSAQRALADSNNLVEIENYLNANEKQPNEEMHGIAKGRNVFIVSLESFQNFVINEELNGQEITPFLNDFIKQSYYFDNFYHQTGQGKTSDSEFLLENSLYPLGRGSVFFTHANNEYNATPEILKNYGYYTAVFHANNRTFWNRDVMYNALGYDHFFSMKDFEIMEENSVGWGLKDIPFFEQSVQMLKDLPQPFYTKYITLTNHFPFELEEEDKFIEEFDSNDRVVNRYFTTVRYTDEAVKVFIQKLKEAGLYDNSVIILYGDHYGISENHNTAMSQFLEKEEITPFDTVQLQRVPLIIHIPGITDQNPKVFHHVAGQIDLKPTILNLLGIDQENDIQFGTDLFAKDRLPFVVLRDGSFITDKHVYTRGVCYKIETGEPAEDANACEPYMEKAKNELDYSDEIIYGDLLRFFEKEKDHQN, from the coding sequence ATGCGTAAAAACACGTTTTCCAAGATTTCCTTTTTGCTACTAGCAACAGCTTTGATGTGGTTGAAAACGTATATTGTCTACAAAACTAGCTTTGACATAAAAATAGAAAACTTTACACAAGAGTTTATTTTATTTATCAACCCGTTAAGTTTTTTGTTGGTTATTTTTGGTATTGGTCTTTTTATGAAGGAAAAAAACCGGAACCGTTGGGTAATCGGTACAAATATTTTAATGACCATCATCTTATTAGCTAACATGATTTTTTATCGTTTTTACAATGATTTTTTAACCATTCCAGTTCTCTTCCAAGCTAGTAACATGGGCGATTTAGGAAGCAGTATTACAGAACTCATTCAACCAATTGATTTATTAATGTTTATTGATATTGCCTTTTTAATATGGATTTCACGAAAACCTTATTTCCGAAAAGCTGCCAAAACAACAAGAAAAGAACGAACTGCGTATTTTTTAATGGCGGCAGCGATTTTCTTTTTTAACTTAGGATTAGCTGAAACAGAACGTCCGCAATTACTAACCCGTTCTTTTGACCGTGAAATGTTGGTCAAGAACATTGGTGCCTATAATTTCCATATTTATGATGCATTACTTCAGTCGAAAACATCAGCACAGCGAGCGCTTGCTGATAGCAACAATTTGGTGGAAATTGAGAATTATTTAAATGCAAATGAAAAACAGCCGAATGAGGAAATGCATGGAATTGCGAAAGGACGTAATGTTTTTATTGTTTCTTTAGAATCCTTCCAAAATTTTGTGATTAATGAAGAGCTTAATGGGCAAGAAATTACGCCATTTTTAAATGATTTCATCAAGCAAAGCTACTACTTTGATAATTTTTATCATCAAACAGGACAAGGAAAAACATCGGATTCTGAGTTTTTATTAGAAAACTCATTGTATCCGCTTGGTCGTGGGTCTGTATTCTTTACTCATGCTAACAACGAGTATAATGCAACACCGGAGATTTTGAAGAATTACGGTTATTATACTGCTGTTTTCCATGCAAATAATCGCACGTTTTGGAATCGCGATGTGATGTATAATGCGTTAGGTTATGATCACTTCTTCTCAATGAAGGACTTTGAAATAATGGAAGAAAATTCGGTAGGTTGGGGACTAAAAGATATTCCGTTTTTTGAACAGTCTGTACAAATGTTAAAGGATCTGCCTCAGCCGTTCTATACAAAATATATTACATTAACGAATCACTTCCCGTTTGAATTAGAGGAAGAAGATAAGTTTATCGAGGAATTTGATTCGAATGATCGTGTTGTAAACCGTTATTTTACAACGGTTCGTTATACAGATGAAGCAGTAAAAGTGTTTATTCAAAAATTAAAAGAGGCAGGACTTTATGATAATTCGGTCATTATCTTATATGGTGACCATTATGGAATTTCTGAAAACCATAATACAGCGATGAGCCAGTTTTTAGAAAAAGAGGAAATTACACCATTTGATACTGTGCAATTGCAGCGTGTCCCATTAATTATTCATATACCTGGAATTACTGATCAAAATCCGAAAGTCTTCCATCATGTTGCAGGACAAATTGATTTGAAACCAACCATTTTAAACTTGCTTGGTATTGATCAAGAAAATGACATTCAATTTGGTACAGATTTATTTGCTAAAGATCGTTTACCGTTTGTAGTATTGCGTGATGGAAGCTTTATTACGGATAAACATGTTTATACACGAGGTGTATGCTATAAAATTGAAACTGGTGAACCGGCGGAAGATGCAAATGCTTGTGAACCGTATATGGAAAAAGCGAAAAATGAATTAGATTATTCAGATGAAATCATTTACGGAGATTTACTCAGATTTTTTGAAAAAGAAAAGGATCATCAAAATTAA
- a CDS encoding competence protein ComGB (product_source=KO:K02244; cog=COG1459; ko=KO:K02244; pfam=PF00482; transmembrane_helix_parts=Inside_1_114,TMhelix_115_137,Outside_138_159,TMhelix_160_182,Inside_183_314,TMhelix_315_337,Outside_338_343), with protein sequence MKKGKWKKKLQAQFLKKVSDLLDEGYSLNDAISFTMIHVPHNLKEDLRECVQRLTEGNSIRTALEKNGFHQYVLSYLYFAEQHGDIKFAFKESSAMLEKQLLHIEKAKQILRYPIFLIMMMVFILYTAQTVIAPQFVKMYESMNLTTSFFLFLLLSMFDLLKTIFLITILSPFFIIPYYHFVFRKYPPTKQQNILVRIPIIGKGLKIYHSYYFSSQMSYLLKGGLSIFESLTVFCEQNLMPFYQEEARFFMTELKKGERLDEILAKRPFFEAELSAIVHHGQASGKLDRELFTYSQMLIDRIEQKTVKVFSYVQPLIFLIIGILVLAVYLSIMLPMYQMMEKI encoded by the coding sequence ATGAAAAAGGGTAAATGGAAGAAAAAGCTGCAGGCGCAATTTTTAAAAAAAGTGAGTGATTTACTTGATGAAGGATACTCGTTAAATGATGCGATTTCTTTTACAATGATTCATGTTCCTCACAACTTGAAAGAAGATCTTCGAGAATGTGTTCAACGACTTACAGAAGGAAATTCCATTCGTACGGCATTGGAAAAAAATGGATTTCATCAATATGTATTAAGCTATTTATATTTCGCTGAACAACATGGTGACATAAAGTTCGCATTCAAAGAAAGTAGTGCCATGCTAGAAAAACAGCTCCTTCACATTGAAAAGGCAAAGCAAATTTTAAGATATCCTATATTTCTGATTATGATGATGGTCTTTATTTTATATACCGCACAAACAGTCATTGCTCCACAATTTGTGAAAATGTATGAATCAATGAACTTGACGACATCATTCTTTTTGTTTTTATTACTATCGATGTTTGATTTGCTGAAAACAATATTTTTGATAACTATTTTATCCCCTTTTTTCATCATCCCCTATTATCATTTTGTCTTTCGCAAGTACCCCCCAACAAAACAACAAAATATTTTAGTACGCATTCCAATCATAGGAAAAGGATTAAAGATATATCATAGTTATTATTTTTCTTCACAAATGAGCTATTTGTTAAAAGGCGGGCTATCCATTTTTGAAAGCTTGACTGTATTTTGCGAACAAAACTTGATGCCTTTTTATCAAGAAGAAGCAAGGTTTTTTATGACGGAATTAAAAAAAGGGGAACGATTAGATGAAATTTTGGCCAAACGTCCTTTTTTTGAAGCGGAATTATCTGCTATTGTTCACCATGGTCAAGCTAGTGGAAAATTGGATCGGGAACTTTTCACATATAGTCAAATGTTAATTGACCGCATAGAACAAAAGACTGTGAAGGTTTTTAGTTATGTTCAACCACTTATTTTTCTCATTATTGGAATACTTGTATTAGCTGTATATTTATCCATTATGCTCCCTATGTATCAAATGATGGAAAAAATTTAG
- a CDS encoding hypothetical protein (product_source=Hypo-rule applied; pfam=PF11117; superfamily=144064; transmembrane_helix_parts=Inside_1_4,TMhelix_5_22,Outside_23_26,TMhelix_27_44,Inside_45_50,TMhelix_51_73,Outside_74_81) gives MDRMFRVLGFWTGIFAVMFYLGDMHTTSLLFFGQTGFFVLLSYLKLTERMYIYIFGAYLTIFFVGFTYWTTFMMVPGQGGH, from the coding sequence ATGGATCGTATGTTCCGCGTTCTTGGATTTTGGACAGGAATTTTTGCCGTTATGTTTTATTTAGGTGATATGCATACTACGTCTTTACTTTTCTTCGGCCAAACAGGATTTTTTGTGCTCTTATCTTATTTAAAATTAACTGAGCGGATGTATATTTATATTTTTGGTGCCTATTTAACCATTTTCTTCGTTGGCTTTACATATTGGACAACGTTTATGATGGTGCCTGGTCAAGGAGGCCATTAA
- a CDS encoding g-D-glutamyl-meso-diaminopimelate peptidase (product_source=KO:K01308; cath_funfam=3.40.630.10; cog=COG2866; ko=KO:K01308; pfam=PF00246; smart=SM00631; superfamily=53187), whose product MKIVVTTDTSLKELAREFSLTEKLIRDSNLKIRQEVIQKGEIIHIPGWKIKGENSPSLEIDRNHIIYLKYPNDLYKAEMISSPLIDTKKNYDFFSFQKDISTIQECYPFVKKRVIGQSVLGAPIYELIIGQGKLQIHMNGSFHANEWITTAIIMKWLDDYLRKIVHDDTYEGFRARELYESRTISLVPMVNPDGVNLVLNKVHMKEDHWEKVLQINEGIRDFSRWKANIRGVDLNNQYPAFWEIEKQRKIPKSPAPRDFPGTHPLTEPEAIAMAKLVDNSNFDRIIAFHTQGEEIYWGYLNREPEESHKIVKEFSRISGYKAVRYIDSHAGFRDWFIYRYRKPGFTVELGLGVNPLPLKQFDEIFEKAQGIFWASLYM is encoded by the coding sequence ATGAAAATCGTTGTAACAACTGATACTTCTTTAAAGGAATTAGCTAGAGAGTTTTCGTTAACTGAAAAATTGATTCGAGATTCCAACCTAAAGATTCGGCAGGAAGTTATACAGAAAGGAGAAATCATTCATATTCCAGGTTGGAAAATAAAAGGAGAAAATAGCCCTTCACTTGAAATTGATCGAAATCATATAATTTATTTAAAATACCCTAACGATCTGTATAAAGCTGAAATGATTTCCTCTCCCCTTATCGATACAAAGAAAAATTATGATTTTTTTTCGTTTCAAAAAGACATTTCAACGATTCAAGAATGCTATCCATTTGTAAAAAAAAGAGTGATCGGCCAAAGTGTTTTAGGAGCTCCAATTTACGAACTAATTATCGGACAAGGTAAGCTGCAAATTCATATGAATGGGTCGTTTCATGCGAATGAATGGATTACAACCGCTATTATAATGAAATGGTTAGATGACTATTTAAGAAAAATAGTCCATGATGATACCTACGAAGGCTTTCGTGCTCGAGAATTATATGAAAGCAGAACGATTTCGCTTGTACCGATGGTTAATCCAGATGGAGTCAATCTTGTTTTAAATAAAGTCCACATGAAAGAGGATCATTGGGAAAAGGTGCTGCAAATCAATGAGGGCATTCGAGATTTTTCTAGGTGGAAGGCCAATATTCGTGGAGTGGATTTAAATAATCAATATCCTGCCTTTTGGGAAATTGAAAAACAGAGGAAAATTCCTAAATCACCAGCTCCGCGAGATTTTCCAGGAACTCATCCTTTAACAGAGCCGGAAGCAATTGCCATGGCGAAGTTAGTGGATAATTCAAATTTTGATCGGATCATCGCATTTCATACACAAGGTGAAGAGATTTATTGGGGGTATTTAAATCGAGAACCGGAAGAGTCACACAAGATTGTAAAGGAATTTTCACGTATAAGTGGTTATAAAGCAGTACGTTATATTGATAGTCATGCCGGTTTTCGCGATTGGTTTATTTATCGCTATCGAAAACCAGGTTTTACGGTAGAACTTGGTTTAGGAGTTAATCCATTGCCGCTTAAACAGTTTGATGAGATTTTTGAAAAAGCACAAGGTATTTTTTGGGCATCTTTATATATGTAA
- a CDS encoding glyoxylase-like metal-dependent hydrolase (beta-lactamase superfamily II) (product_source=COG0491; cath_funfam=3.60.15.10; cog=COG0491; pfam=PF00753; smart=SM00849; superfamily=56281), which produces MKWERIPLGPLQTNAYLLFNEGNDCIIFDPGSEGEKLIQHIEQKKLKPLAVVLTHAHFDHIGAVEDVRTRFQIPVYIHKNEQDWLEDPALNGSQYFMAGKIKANKADHIIEKETLLTIGAFQFQIYETPGHSPGSVSYYCERVGAVFSGDALFKGSIGRTDLPGGNHQQLLQSLHQKLLTLPEETVVLSGHGPETTIMEEMETNPFLNGFSIDL; this is translated from the coding sequence ATGAAATGGGAAAGAATACCATTAGGTCCACTCCAAACGAATGCTTATTTATTATTTAATGAAGGGAACGATTGTATTATTTTTGACCCTGGAAGCGAAGGAGAAAAACTTATTCAGCACATAGAACAGAAAAAATTAAAGCCGTTAGCGGTAGTGTTAACACATGCTCATTTTGATCATATTGGTGCAGTAGAGGATGTTCGAACTCGCTTTCAAATCCCTGTTTATATTCATAAAAATGAGCAGGATTGGTTAGAAGATCCTGCCTTAAATGGTTCTCAATATTTTATGGCTGGGAAAATCAAAGCGAATAAAGCTGATCATATAATTGAAAAAGAAACACTACTTACGATCGGAGCTTTTCAATTCCAAATATACGAAACACCTGGACATTCACCTGGAAGTGTTTCTTATTATTGTGAAAGAGTAGGTGCCGTCTTTTCTGGGGATGCTTTATTTAAAGGAAGTATTGGCCGTACAGATTTGCCAGGTGGAAACCATCAGCAGCTCTTGCAAAGTCTCCATCAAAAATTATTAACACTTCCAGAAGAAACGGTTGTTCTTTCTGGTCATGGACCAGAAACGACCATTATGGAAGAAATGGAAACAAACCCATTTTTAAATGGATTTTCTATTGATTTATAG
- a CDS encoding putative membrane protein (product_source=COG4291; cog=COG4291; pfam=PF10958; smart=SM01088; transmembrane_helix_parts=Outside_1_3,TMhelix_4_22,Inside_23_26,TMhelix_27_49,Outside_50_57) — MGLVIIFSLVTLLGIFGLFRSFKEKNVLGVLFAFGTVAIFGWFTVMTVLHQGFPQAH, encoded by the coding sequence ATGGGGTTAGTCATTATTTTCTCATTAGTAACGTTGCTTGGAATTTTTGGCTTATTCCGTTCTTTTAAAGAAAAAAATGTTTTAGGAGTATTATTTGCTTTCGGAACAGTAGCGATTTTTGGCTGGTTTACAGTCATGACTGTTTTGCATCAAGGTTTCCCTCAAGCGCATTAA